The genomic DNA TCAGGTGACAACCATCCAACCCAATAATCCTTCTACAATGTTGACTGAATGCTTCTTTGAGTGGTCCCAGACAAACATAAAATCTCATAAACCTACCTCTATCTGTTTCTGGTTCAGGGTTCTCAGTCAGAATCTTAATGGTTGAAGATGGTAGCACTCTTTTCACCTCATGAGCATACTTCCAAACCTGTGTGTACTGCTCCTCATGTGTTCCACTAATTTTCATCAAAGCCCTCCTTTTAGCTCTATAAACAGCATGCTTGCTTACATCACATTTCAAATCATTCACAATTTTTCTATGAAAAGCATTCACAGGCCATGTTGGGTTCATTCTGAGCTCAGTCTCATAATAATCAGCTATCCAAGTTGAATTGATTTGTTTCTGCTTAAATGTGGGTGAGCAACTGTGTTTGTTATTTAAGGTCTTGATCTGAAATGTGGGGCTTCCTTTATGCATTGCTGAAGCATAAAGCTTCCATTCACAGGGCTTTTCACACACATACTGCACTTTCTTTCCAAAATTCCTACAATTATTGACTGGCCTTCTTTCTATAATTGCATGTTTCTTTACTGCTTGTCTAAGTAGTTTGGAATCCCTAAAGCACATTCCTAATTGGAAGACAGGTTTTATCATGTCAATCTTTTCATTAAAAACAGGATAACTTAATTCATCCTCATCAGTTGAATTACCTACCATtctctcatcttcactatcagcaTACACACTTGAATTACCATCAGAAGCACTATCTACCTTATCATAATAGATATCATCCACATTTTGCTCAAAGATTAaatcatcatctgattcatctaTATTGGAACTGTCTGAATGAAATGTTTCATCACTACTTTCCTTTTCTCTAATTTCATAATCCTCGTCACTGTCAAGATCTGAAAAGTCTTTGACTAAGCCCTCTAATTCCCTAAACTCTTGTTCAGTGTCAATTTCTTGTTGTGTAGTGCAAGGGAACTGAGTACCATTCAAATCAATTTCATCATGTTCAGGGGGTATGGGTTCCCTAAATTCTAAGTTTTGTGAAGAAGATAGTGGAGCTTCAAATTTCACAAAGATGTCAACATATCTTTCCTTAGGCATCAGTTCACACATTAACATTACCTCCTCATCTGAATCTAATACAAAGCATCCTCTTTCCATATTTGTACTAGGTAATTTATACCATAACTGCGCAAATCCACCAATGCATCCTATTTCTTTTAACATATTCTTGGTGATTTCAATTAAACTTATTTGATCTGAACTCACATAATCAATATAATCAACTTCACCCCCAACATAAGACCTAGGGTTTTCAGTCATTTCACCACCATGATGGAATTTAATAGTAAAATACTCAATTTCTGCAAATTGACAAACAATAGAAAATAATTTACACTTTAAACAAGTATGCAAAGACATGTAGTGGGGCATTTAAAAAGTAAAAGAGTTCGATTAGGGCAAACTAAACTATAATCTACCACTTAAACAAATACTTCGAAGTTCAAAGCAACTTAAACATTTACCCAATTGCATGCAAAGAACAAAGATTTCAGACATACCACTGTAATCAGGACATTCACGAGGAGCGTATACGTGTTCATCTTCCTTCAATCGCTTATACCAACTCATCTTCACACGATCGCCTCTTGAATAGGGTTTTGATCGGCTCTTCTGAAAAGGGGGCAAACCAGCAATGGGTTTTGGAGGCAAAATGATGTGTCTTTGTCTGGTTTTTTAGTTTTTCTATTAATAATTCAAGGAAAAACAGTAAACGCCGTTAACGGCGTTAACGGCCCATACGCGGAGCCATGCAAATggcttaaaattatttttatagcCACACAGTTGCTCAGTTTCTAAATTCGGCCACCAAAGTGAAAAAAATAATTAGTACAAGCCACCAAAGTGCAAAAAGGTCTATTTATAAAAAAGATCAGCCGGGATTTGGGAACAATATTGTTGATGTTCTTTTTCTGGATTGATTGGAGCCGAGTAATTTGATAAGAGAAATGTTAGAGTTCTCAAAATGGTTTGCTAGATCGAATTTAGATCGAATTCATGTATGCTCCACAAATTAAACGTGACAAGCGAAAGATTTTGGGAACAGATTCCGGTAACTAGTTAAGAGAAATTATACACATCGGTACTACGTTTAGATATACTCTAACAAAGAAAAAATAATACTCGAAAATAGAATGTTGAAAAACATAGGAAAAGAACGTATTTGTGGACGGAAGCCCCGACGGCTGAGTAAAGAACTCATCACGGAGCATTGCTAACAGATACATTTAAAATCAAAGAATAGAAGAAAAGCTGACCAGATTACTTGGGTGTAGTTTAACATCTTTCTGAAAGAAATTTAGAAGCAAGAATCATTAAAGTGACAATCCCTATATGCAAAAACAGATAAAATGAAAAAGAATGAACACTTGAATAATCCTAATATTGCACTCTTTTGGCCCTTTTCACCTCTGCAGTATGTACAATCATATCTTTCTCTGCTGTAGAACTTAGTAAAAGAACAAGTACAAGGCTCCCGCATCAGGAAAGCGCCTAAAGTATTCAACTGAAGATCCAACCTATGTAGCCGTATCGTTATATCTGAAGTATGCAACAAAGAAAGGATGTACGTAGGACAACATTCCCATTGAAACTTGAGCACTAGAGAAGATTTTAATCATCATCTGAATCACTAGAACTGCTCTTTGACTTATCTGACATGAAGTTTGGTGGCAATAAAGGGAACTTTACAGAATTTTTATAAGCAGGTGAATTTGCTGTCAATGCAGTTTTCCTCTTCTGCATATTTCTGGTTATGTCAATACAGACTTGATCAACCATTCCAAGAAAATCTTTGACTACAACAAACAGTTGAAGAGGTTGTGCCCCTTTGTCCTTTGATGCTCCTGCTTGGTAATATTCTGTTGTTTTTTTTACGAGCTCCATCACAGTTGTGAACTCCTTCTTTACTATTCTTAATTCTCCTTCAGCAGAATCTAGAAAGATTTTCATCTCTTTAATAAAACCTTCTCCTCCACCACTAATTGCAGATTCACCCACAAGTTTTCGTATTTCTGCAACATCATCCGATAAAGTTGAACAAGCTTTGTGCAAGGCATCATAGTCCAGCGTTGCAGCTTTTTTTACATCAGAGAACTGAGAACTAATTCCACCTACAATTGGCAAGCCAAGCATTATGTACTCATTTTCTTTTTTCTCCTTGTCCTCTTTTGGCTTAGAATTGTCCATCATTTGGCCATCAGAATTTCGGCTATTTCTGCTTCTGCTGTTCAGGCTGGAATTTCTATTGATCACACAACGCTTGCCTTCTGCTCGGACTACTTCTTCCACAACAAAATGAAGCAGTGTAGTTTTCCCATCCGTGCTCTTCACATCAGAGAGTTTTCCGAGAGAAGTTAAGTTAAAAGCTTGTGCATTCCCTCTTGAAGTTCCTGCATTCATTCGATTTCCTGCCTTTAAAACAGCTTCAAGAAGTTTTAGTAATAGCCCACGAGTTCTCAGCTCCTTACAACCAGATTCCAGTGTTTGTAAAGATTGTTTAAGATGGAGAATCTCAGAATCATAATTTGATCTAAACAACATCGCATTAAATCGAGTGAATGCAGATGGAACAGCCTTAAGGACATGGTAGAGAAATGATTCCGCATCAGCAAGTCTTGTGTGATCATCATCAAATGCAAGAATATCTGATTCTTCTTCTTTGGTAGGAGCAATTCTGTTGAGCTTTTCAAGAATTTCTATTTCTAAATCCTGGCCTTCAATAAGAGCATCAACTATTTCTTTACGTGAAACAGATAGTGATCGGAGTATAATCGATATGTTTTGAGACTTTCTGGCATCGAGAATGAAAATTTGAGAGGGAGGGCCAGTTCTATCCCCTTTTGGACTTGACATGTTGTTACCTTTCTTGGGAGAATTTCGGCTAGTTGCCACTGATCCGAAAAGGGCTTCCATAAGATCACCATCAACCCTGAATTTAGTTAAAAAAAAAGATTCAAGAAATTTGTTAGATAAAATAGATAACAAGTATCATAAATATAACCTCAAATAAAGAAAAAGATTGGTACCTAAAAGAACCACCCTTGACTTTGTCCCAGACCATTGAATGCTCAACATTAGGATTCACTTTGTCCCAGTGCAGAGGCTTAAATTTCACCTGACCTTTTTCATTATCTGTAACTTTCAACTGTGAAGATGGAACAGGAGGGGGTGGCTTAGATGATGTAGTGAAGCCACCTGTTTTAGGGGGTGGAGGTGGTGGTGCAGACGGAGTCTTCTTTGGCAGCGGTGGAGGTGGTGGCAGTGGCAATGCTGATAATGAAACAACAGCAGGAGGTGGCGGTGGAGGAGGAGGGGCAGGAGGCGAAGTTGGTGGTGGAGATCGGGATGTTAATTGAACTGATGACTCTTGTTTCACCACAGTTTTGATTTGACTTTTTTCGACCTCTGCTGGCCAAATATGAGAAGAGGAAGACTTGCCTCTAAGCAAAGGAGTTTCTTGAATTGCAGGTTTTACATTCTTGTTTTTTTCCACTCTGCTACTAATAACATTTTTCTCCTCTTCTGTATCATAAAACTCGTTCTTGTTAAACACTTCCTTTTCCTTCTTATTTTCCTCTTCCAATTTTCTCCAGTACAAAACATCCAACCCTTCCTCATCAACAATCACTCCTTTCAAGTTACCATTCACTCTCACAAACTCCTCACCTCTACGCGTCTCAATAGAATTAGCATTCTTAAAACTAGTGTTAGCAATAACGCGATTTTTCTTGCGATGCATGTATCTCTGCACCATAAAGAAAAACAATCCAGATATAACAATAGTACTTACTGCTGTTGCAACAACTGCTTTAACAACAGCCTTTTTCGACGAAGACTTTGATGCTGGTGGTGGCACGTGAGGCTGCTCTGCTCGCGTATCCGGTGAAGAAGTAGATGGTGGCTGATTATCAGTAAAATTTGGTGTTGAAAAAATAGGAGGAAGTCCAAATGGATAAAAAGCCTCAATATTTTGAGAATTGGATTGGCAGGAACATTGAGGTATAGTGGAGATATTGTAACAAAGAATGGAAATGTAAAGAATAAATGTACATGATTGAAGCTTAATCATATTTTCATGCAACTTTGAATAGAGCTCTATAGAGATTTTGATATGTTTGTGTTGTGTCTAACATAATTTTGGTCATGGCTGATTAGTGATTAGATTACTCTATTGCTTACAGCTATTGTGGTTTGGTTTTTTGTGCTGACAAAATCAAGAAAAGCAGTTGAAAAGGTTGGTTATTTCTGGTTCCCGGGCACTTCATATCTTGATGAAATGACAAATAAAGCCATTGTTCTTTATTTCTACAATATCTTGGTTTGGGTAATATGGTAATTTAGCACTTGCATTTGAATTAGATTCATACTTTTATCCAGAAATAGATTGGTTTTGAGGTGGTTGTGGTTGTTTTATCTGAATTCCTACTATTTGAATCATTCTTGCaagttacatggttgatttggTAACAAttcagaattttaaaattttgtattaTCTATATTATTATGATGCAAATGCAAATTTAATATCCAATGATTAACATATTTTATGAATAATGTCACATCACAAATGTGAAATTATCAATTAAAACGGCCGGCTAGAATAACAGACGTATCGTACAAAACAAAGTCAAATGTCTGACTTAGTCAACAAGGATACGATTGTTTTGTTTCAAGGATGGATTTAGGATTTCAGGTCAGCTAGCCATCCACATCCTATATCTGCGGAGGGTGTACGGATGAACCGCTCAACCGCATCTAACCGCTCGCAACCGAACCGTATTTTACGGATAATCGCAAAATGCGGGTTGATTGTggatataaattttaaaaatcgcTCATTCGCGAtttggatgcggttttaaattcttgaaaatcgCTAACTCGCAACCGAaactcgcaacatatatttataataaaatatatttcaaaTAATGTAGTTATATGCCTCCACACAGAATATAAGTACATGTATCCAAActatttttgtatgtttttaatataCTTGCTCCACACGGATCATTAGTTTGTATCTTATTTTTTTAATCtaaatttatcacgtaacttaaacttgaatttattaatattccgaatttattttttttgtaaattattaattattttaaaataagtggttgaaccgcaaaccgatccgcaataaccgcaaattcgcaaccgcaattgacgcggttaaccgcaacCGCAAATGCGGTTGCTGATGACAATTTTCAAAAACCGCACTTCGcggtttggttcgacttttaACCCTAAACCGATCCGATCCGAACTGCGTACACCTCTAACAGAAACTTAACAATTTTAGGCAGTGTTCTAAAAAACGCAAATCGAGATTGTTCGATAAAAGCGGAAATCGGGATTGTTCGGTAAAGGGATCTTTGAGTGATTAATCTGATTGATTAATCGGAGTATCGGAAgcaatttatttaataaataataataactattTTAATTTAAATGACCTTTCATAAGatttataaaaacaaaattaCATATTATTAATTCAAGATTTTTATAGTTAGAAAATTAATACTTACTAGTTCAAACcttaagatttaaaataaatcgAGTGAGTGTAGGACAAAACAATACAAATATGAAAGATTTAATCATTGTTGAATAAATTTAGAATACATTAAAATTGTGAATCGATCGAGCAAACGAATCGAGTGTTAAGATTTGAGAATAATTCAATTAGGAATTTGTGTAGAGGATATAGGGATATAAGAATATACGATTGTTTTCGTACGTAAAAGAGTcaatgtattattattattattaattattaaatgttaaatgttaatattattttcaaaaaactataaattttcttaaaaaatatatatattttattatttttgaactTTGACCGATTCGACGGATTTTTACCCGATTCGACTGATTTTTCCCTGACTGCCCGACTTTTGACCGATTTTTTAAAAAACCGTACTTTGAACCGATTAATAATTAATCAAGACATGATCTATCCAAACTCCGATTAATCGGTTAATCGGCCAATTTTTAGAACACTGATTCTAGGTGCCTATAATTTTAGATAACATCCTTGTTCACTACAAACTCGTTACGGATAAAGTAGGAATCTGTTGCATACCCTAAGGGCAAATCCAACGGTGATCCGAATGATGATCCAAATTTGGACCAGTAAGATCACtactgatccaaatttggatcatttgatttaatataaaataatgattttgttatttgtaatttatgagattttaaattgatttttaattatttaattatataattaataacaaaatataattaatagttaacaaaatttattattaaaataaacttaaaataatgagaaaaaataattttattaaaatttaaaaattaaaaataaagagCCACATATTGCATTTAGAGATTCATTAATTGAACATTTATGGGAATAATATACTAATTCGAAAAATTAGTGTGTATCAATGatattttgtatgttaattatTGCAATAAATGTGTTTTCCGTAAATTAAgtgcacaattttaatattttatgtgtattaattttgtttgatttaattaattcatgaaatgttatataaatcgttaataatgattaaatgataaatttaagaaaaaattGCTTAATATAATAtctatatattattatatgtaaaaagtAATTTAGATCAAATATTTGGATCACACTTTTGGAGTTGTTCAGAAATTTGGATCAGTATTTTGATCAgttggtgatccaaatttggatttttggatCACAACTGTTGGAGATGGCCTAACGTTAATGTGAAAATATAGTATAACTATATAAGGCGAGTTTTATACTAATAActtgattaaattatttatatcTCGAGCATGAGTATTTGTTTACGTTATTTTTATCATAAAGCAAAAcattaataatatattattaacACTTATAAAATATGgattactttatttcactttttgtattatattaaattttataaaattatttgttttaaaaacaacaacatttatGTTCTATGTGTGTAAGTAtcttataaatttatatttatattttaattgaatactattttatttatagtaaatattttaatatttaattatatatgtTCATATTCAAATTTCGagtttttaattcaaaaatatagcTAAATTTGATTAAAATAACTAGAAGTTTTTTTGTTATGTATAAATAACAACCACAGAAAGTATAAGAATTATAGCTTAGTATAGAAAATATAGGTTGAATAGATGTAACTGTTTCCTAAACTATTGGTCGTGAAT from Apium graveolens cultivar Ventura chromosome 5, ASM990537v1, whole genome shotgun sequence includes the following:
- the LOC141725072 gene encoding formin-like protein 4 produces the protein MIKLQSCTFILYISILCYNISTIPQCSCQSNSQNIEAFYPFGLPPIFSTPNFTDNQPPSTSSPDTRAEQPHVPPPASKSSSKKAVVKAVVATAVSTIVISGLFFFMVQRYMHRKKNRVIANTSFKNANSIETRRGEEFVRVNGNLKGVIVDEEGLDVLYWRKLEEENKKEKEVFNKNEFYDTEEEKNVISSRVEKNKNVKPAIQETPLLRGKSSSSHIWPAEVEKSQIKTVVKQESSVQLTSRSPPPTSPPAPPPPPPPPAVVSLSALPLPPPPPLPKKTPSAPPPPPPKTGGFTTSSKPPPPVPSSQLKVTDNEKGQVKFKPLHWDKVNPNVEHSMVWDKVKGGSFRVDGDLMEALFGSVATSRNSPKKGNNMSSPKGDRTGPPSQIFILDARKSQNISIILRSLSVSRKEIVDALIEGQDLEIEILEKLNRIAPTKEEESDILAFDDDHTRLADAESFLYHVLKAVPSAFTRFNAMLFRSNYDSEILHLKQSLQTLESGCKELRTRGLLLKLLEAVLKAGNRMNAGTSRGNAQAFNLTSLGKLSDVKSTDGKTTLLHFVVEEVVRAEGKRCVINRNSSLNSRSRNSRNSDGQMMDNSKPKEDKEKKENEYIMLGLPIVGGISSQFSDVKKAATLDYDALHKACSTLSDDVAEIRKLVGESAISGGGEGFIKEMKIFLDSAEGELRIVKKEFTTVMELVKKTTEYYQAGASKDKGAQPLQLFVVVKDFLGMVDQVCIDITRNMQKRKTALTANSPAYKNSVKFPLLPPNFMSDKSKSSSSDSDDD